From Apteryx mantelli isolate bAptMan1 chromosome 14, bAptMan1.hap1, whole genome shotgun sequence, the proteins below share one genomic window:
- the POU4F3 gene encoding POU domain, class 4, transcription factor 3 produces the protein MMAMNTKQPFTMHAALQEPKYSSLHSSSEAMRRVCLPAPQLQGNIFGSFDESLLARAEALAAVDIVSHGKSHPFKPDATYHTMSSVPCTSTSSAVALSHPAALTSHPHHAVHPALDGDLLEHLSPSLAVGGLGEPPAVPAPLPPHPLGAMGHLAMGMGPPGGPAPPLPAPPCLPDVESDPRELEAFAERFKQRRIKLGVTQADVGAALANLKIPGVGSLSQSTICRFESLTLSHNNMMALRPVLQAWLEEAEAAHRDRAAKPELFAGAERKRKRTSIAAPEKRSLEAYFALQPRPSSEKIAAIAEKLDLKKNVVRV, from the exons ATGATGGCCATGAACACCAAGCAGCCGTTCACCATGCACGCTGCCCTCCAGGAGCCCAAGTACTCCAGCCTGCACTCCAGCTCGGAGGCTATGCGCAGAGTTTGCCTCCCAGCCCCGCAG CTCCAGGGCAATATATTTGGAAGCTTTGATGAGAGCCTGCTGGCCCGCGCAGAGGCTCTGGCGGCTGTCGATATTGTCTCCCACGGCAAGAGCCACCCGTTCAAGCCGGACGCGACCTACCACACCATGAGCAGCGTCCCGTGCACCTCTACCTCCTCCGCCGTGGCCCTCTCGCACCCCGCGGCTCTCACCTCGCACCCGCACCACGCCGTGCACCCGGCCCTGGACGGCGACCTCCTGGAGCACCTCTCGCCCTCGCTGGCCGTCGGCGGGCTGGGCGAGCCCCCGGCCGtgccggcgccgctgccgccgcaccCGCTGGGCGCCATGGGCCACCTGGCCATGGGCAtgggcccccccgggggcccggcgccgccgctgcccgcgccgccctgcCTCCCCGACGTGGAGTCCGACCCGCGGGAGCTGGAGGCCTTCGCCGAGCGCTTCAAGCAGCGCCGCATCAAGCTGGGGGTGACCCAGGCCGACGTGGGGGCGGCCCTGGCCAACCTGAAGATCCCGGGCGTGGGCTCGCTGAGCCAGAGCACGATCTGCCGCTTCGAGTCGCTGACGCTGTCGCACAACAACATGATGGCGCTGCGGCCGGTGCTGCAGGCCTGGCTGGAGGAGGCCGAGGCCGCGCACCGCGACCGCGCCGCCAAGCCCGAGCTCTTCGCCGGCGCCGAGCGCAAGCGCAAGCGCACGTCCATCGCCGCCCCCGAGAAGCGCTCGCTGGAGGCCTACTTCGCCCTCCAGCCGCGGCCCTCCTCCGAGAAGATCGCCGCCATCGCCGAGAAACTCGACCTCAAGAAGAACGTGGTCCGCGTCTAG